One genomic window of uncultured delta proteobacterium includes the following:
- a CDS encoding conserved membrane hypothetical protein (Evidence 4 : Homologs of previously reported genes of unknown function) gives MLRDWRRIRPDGQESPYIPLGPFQLRLPGIHYKFEPYDYIQGLLMCAVCLSIIPILQETLGMPFEVALAIVVLNGFLYCWHTALGDPVVPGWITPAIPLIVAHVMLFEPGAARMHALIAFQVLFAVWCLFLGITGLGRRVIDIIPPGIKCGIILGAGVSAIFMVFKPEGGRLMTMPITISICALFTMFLMYNYGFRKAAANNTVLRLVANLGLLPAIVLAIIVAPIVGEATINVQWGFSRPDFATLWSDWVPWGKLGWPSVSEFVHAIPLVLATYIVVFGDVIQVQAILADGRKVRPDDPAEYSVNRTHLIVGIRNGIMGVFGPDISMCGPLWAAMHVVIVERWKKGRATMDTLLGGAASFRFGTFTGYLILPIVTITRAVLPAALCLTLLIQGFVSVYVGAREAKNLKDLGIGGMVAGALLARGSDWGFAVGIIACILIYGTDLLPGRKIDEPAIWKDQE, from the coding sequence ATGTTGAGAGATTGGAGAAGAATTCGCCCCGATGGGCAGGAAAGCCCGTATATTCCTCTGGGTCCCTTCCAGCTGCGGTTGCCCGGCATTCACTACAAATTTGAGCCCTACGATTATATCCAGGGCTTGCTCATGTGCGCGGTCTGCCTTTCCATCATCCCCATCCTGCAGGAAACCTTGGGGATGCCGTTTGAAGTCGCGCTGGCCATCGTCGTGCTGAACGGCTTTCTGTATTGCTGGCATACGGCTCTGGGCGACCCGGTGGTGCCCGGCTGGATCACCCCGGCCATTCCTCTCATCGTGGCCCACGTGATGCTGTTCGAGCCCGGCGCGGCCCGCATGCACGCGCTGATCGCCTTCCAGGTGCTGTTCGCCGTCTGGTGCCTGTTCCTCGGCATCACGGGCCTGGGCCGGAGGGTTATCGACATCATCCCGCCGGGGATCAAATGCGGTATCATTCTGGGCGCGGGCGTCTCCGCCATTTTCATGGTGTTCAAGCCCGAGGGCGGCCGTCTTATGACCATGCCCATCACCATTTCCATCTGCGCCCTTTTCACGATGTTCCTGATGTACAACTACGGCTTCCGGAAAGCCGCCGCCAACAACACGGTGCTGCGGCTCGTGGCCAACCTGGGCCTTTTGCCGGCCATCGTGCTCGCCATCATCGTGGCGCCCATTGTGGGCGAAGCCACCATTAACGTCCAGTGGGGCTTCTCCCGTCCGGACTTCGCCACCCTGTGGTCCGACTGGGTGCCCTGGGGCAAGCTCGGCTGGCCTTCCGTCTCTGAATTCGTTCATGCCATTCCCCTTGTGCTTGCCACCTATATCGTCGTTTTCGGCGACGTTATCCAGGTGCAGGCCATCCTCGCGGACGGCCGCAAAGTCCGCCCGGACGACCCCGCCGAATACAGCGTGAACCGCACCCACCTTATCGTGGGCATCCGTAACGGCATCATGGGCGTGTTCGGCCCGGACATCTCCATGTGCGGCCCCCTCTGGGCGGCCATGCACGTGGTCATCGTGGAACGCTGGAAAAAAGGCCGCGCCACCATGGATACCCTCCTGGGCGGCGCCGCGTCGTTCCGTTTCGGCACGTTCACCGGTTATCTCATCCTGCCCATCGTCACCATCACCAGGGCCGTTCTTCCGGCGGCGCTGTGCCTGACGCTGCTCATCCAGGGCTTCGTGTCCGTGTACGTCGGCGCGCGCGAAGCGAAGAACCTCAAGGACCTCGGCATCGGCGGCATGGTTGCCGGCGCCCTTCTTGCGCGCGGTTCCGACTGGGGCTTCGCCGTGGGCATCATCGCCTGCATACTGATCTACGGCACCGACCTTCTGCCCGGCCGCAAGATCGACGAACCCGCGATCTGGAAAGATCAGGAGTAG
- a CDS encoding conserved hypothetical protein (Evidence 4 : Homologs of previously reported genes of unknown function), which yields MSMDSKGLLAAYEDDLIRFAQDLVRVRSFSDQEGDLARLIQKKMEELGYDEVFIDRVGNVVGRIGSGGKTVLFDSHMDTVTVNDEAEWRVPPFSGDIVNGRLYGRGSVDMKSALAASVYAGAVAKARGLARDKTVYVTGSVCEEFCDGENLKILFAEHAIRPDYVVICEPSDNTITLGHKGKAQVLLTTHGLSAHGSAPEKGVNAVYAMAEIIQRVEALNARLAVSGPPHGTIVLSDISCASASLNAVPSECSIYLDRRMVPGETADMVRREMDALIDGKDASWRIGTLRHTTWTGAELVYEPLHDPWKIAGDHPLTQACNRAYAGVYGAAPGHYDFWDFGTNAVTPVAMGIPAIGFGPGEYKLAHMRDENCEVEKIKEACRFYMGVIQEL from the coding sequence ATGAGCATGGACAGCAAGGGACTGTTGGCGGCGTATGAGGACGATCTTATCCGCTTCGCGCAGGATCTGGTCCGGGTCCGGAGTTTTTCCGACCAGGAAGGGGATCTTGCCCGCCTTATACAGAAGAAGATGGAAGAACTGGGATACGACGAGGTGTTCATCGACCGGGTCGGCAACGTGGTGGGCCGGATCGGATCGGGCGGCAAGACGGTTCTTTTCGATTCCCATATGGACACGGTTACCGTGAACGACGAAGCGGAGTGGCGCGTGCCGCCCTTCAGCGGCGACATTGTGAACGGCAGGCTGTACGGGCGGGGTTCCGTGGACATGAAATCCGCTCTCGCTGCCTCGGTATACGCCGGGGCCGTCGCCAAAGCGCGGGGGCTGGCCCGGGACAAGACCGTCTACGTCACCGGTTCCGTCTGCGAGGAATTCTGCGACGGCGAAAATTTGAAAATACTGTTCGCCGAACACGCGATACGGCCTGATTACGTGGTTATCTGCGAACCGTCTGACAATACGATAACCTTGGGCCACAAGGGCAAGGCCCAGGTCCTCCTGACGACCCACGGGCTTTCCGCCCACGGCTCGGCCCCGGAAAAGGGCGTGAACGCCGTGTACGCCATGGCGGAAATCATCCAGCGGGTCGAAGCTCTGAACGCGCGGCTGGCCGTTTCCGGTCCGCCGCACGGCACCATCGTGCTCTCCGATATTTCCTGCGCCAGCGCGTCATTGAACGCCGTACCGAGTGAATGTTCCATCTATCTTGACCGGCGGATGGTCCCCGGTGAAACGGCGGATATGGTACGGCGGGAAATGGATGCGCTCATAGACGGCAAGGACGCTTCCTGGCGGATCGGGACGTTGCGGCATACGACCTGGACCGGCGCGGAACTGGTCTATGAGCCGTTGCACGACCCCTGGAAAATAGCCGGAGACCATCCCCTGACCCAGGCCTGCAACAGGGCCTACGCCGGAGTTTACGGCGCCGCGCCGGGCCACTACGATTTTTGGGATTTCGGCACCAACGCCGTGACGCCGGTCGCCATGGGGATTCCGGCCATCGGGTTCGGCCCGGGCGAATACAAACTGGCGCACATGCGCGACGAGAACTGCGAAGTGGAAAAGATCAAGGAAGCGTGCCGGTTCTATATGGGAGTCATCCAGGAACTATAG
- a CDS encoding conserved membrane hypothetical protein (Evidence 4 : Homologs of previously reported genes of unknown function), which yields MLPYIPKAVRLFFGIFLMSLGSYMTVQGNIGLSPWTAFAMGLSLQTGASFGNMMIAVSVVIVIIDFALKEKIGFGTLINGVMIGVYIDIIAYTGLVPMMTGFWSGLAMLILSLFTLCLGSYFYIGAGLGCGPRDSLMVALCRRMAKTPIGVVRSLLEGTALTIGWLMGAKIGLGTVISVFCIGAILQATFTALRFDVKAVQHENMLDTIRIFQRACTVKQAGSSVRK from the coding sequence ATGCTGCCCTATATCCCCAAAGCCGTCAGGCTCTTCTTCGGCATATTTCTCATGTCCCTGGGGTCGTATATGACCGTGCAGGGCAATATCGGCCTGTCGCCGTGGACGGCTTTTGCCATGGGCCTGTCGCTGCAGACCGGCGCGTCTTTCGGCAACATGATGATCGCGGTCAGCGTGGTTATCGTCATTATCGACTTCGCCCTCAAGGAAAAAATAGGGTTCGGCACCCTGATAAACGGCGTCATGATCGGCGTGTACATCGACATCATCGCCTATACCGGCCTTGTCCCGATGATGACCGGCTTCTGGTCCGGCCTGGCCATGCTTATCCTGAGCCTGTTCACGTTATGCCTGGGGAGTTATTTCTATATCGGGGCCGGGCTCGGCTGCGGCCCCCGGGATTCGCTCATGGTCGCGTTGTGCAGACGCATGGCGAAAACCCCCATCGGCGTGGTGCGGAGCCTCCTGGAGGGCACAGCGCTGACCATCGGCTGGCTGATGGGCGCAAAAATCGGCTTGGGGACGGTCATTTCGGTCTTCTGCATCGGCGCCATTCTCCAGGCCACCTTCACGGCCCTGCGGTTCGACGTTAAAGCCGTTCAGCACGAAAATATGCTCGATACCATCCGGATATTCCAGCGCGCCTGCACGGTAAAGCAGGCCGGGAGTTCCGTCCGCAAATAA
- a CDS encoding hypothetical protein (Evidence 5 : No homology to any previously reported sequences), which produces MSLAFSADRYLSKGDRFAFSDRGTQLEVFFGASEATDFSFEKLGPTTFKDIQAKRDGKLFFSMAEFGLAGTASPLPKRLDEEPPLGKNPFSGDFVLDGGYVKDMTLMMTLPDGTASPVTAKEATLAANFTEARQRMSMAVSSLTLAKELLRGNTAATAGLVDMEDVLAVLPATLTVDGQFVMDVKSLESNEISLDLTPLSLSVKDLGAFSLAVGIQGRPELDLDKDAKCRFLEISVTDSGISEPLFALIAKQQDKTPSFLRREARMALSAAGLALQGPLADLVAHCLDFLEKPGATLTIKLEPAQPTSAEELGETMILDPAKAGLSSSVSRPEPEKSNP; this is translated from the coding sequence TTGTCCCTGGCGTTCAGTGCCGACCGGTATCTCTCCAAAGGCGACCGGTTTGCCTTTTCAGACCGGGGGACCCAGCTTGAAGTGTTTTTCGGCGCGTCGGAAGCCACGGATTTTTCCTTTGAAAAATTGGGCCCCACGACGTTCAAGGATATCCAGGCGAAACGCGACGGCAAACTCTTTTTCTCCATGGCGGAATTCGGCCTCGCCGGAACCGCGTCCCCCCTCCCGAAGAGGCTCGACGAAGAGCCGCCCTTGGGGAAGAACCCGTTTAGCGGGGACTTTGTCCTTGACGGCGGGTATGTGAAGGACATGACCCTGATGATGACCCTCCCGGACGGAACCGCCTCCCCGGTCACCGCGAAGGAAGCGACACTGGCCGCAAACTTCACGGAAGCCCGGCAGCGGATGTCCATGGCCGTCTCCTCCCTGACCCTCGCGAAAGAATTGCTGCGCGGCAACACGGCAGCAACCGCCGGGCTTGTGGATATGGAGGACGTCCTCGCCGTTCTGCCCGCCACCCTTACGGTTGACGGGCAATTCGTGATGGATGTCAAGTCTTTGGAAAGCAATGAAATTTCCCTGGACCTCACCCCGCTCTCCCTTTCCGTCAAGGATCTGGGGGCTTTCTCCCTTGCCGTGGGCATACAGGGCCGCCCGGAACTGGACCTGGACAAGGATGCCAAATGCCGGTTCCTGGAAATTTCCGTCACGGATTCAGGCATCTCGGAACCCCTGTTCGCCCTGATCGCCAAACAGCAGGACAAAACCCCTTCGTTCCTGCGCCGGGAAGCCCGCATGGCCCTCTCCGCCGCGGGGCTCGCCCTGCAAGGCCCCCTTGCGGACCTCGTCGCGCACTGCCTGGATTTTCTGGAAAAACCGGGCGCTACCTTGACCATAAAGCTGGAACCGGCCCAGCCGACGAGCGCCGAGGAACTCGGCGAAACGATGATACTGGACCCGGCCAAAGCCGGGCTTTCCTCCTCCGTCTCCCGGCCGGAGCCGGAAAAAAGCAACCCGTAA
- a CDS encoding exported hypothetical protein (Evidence 5 : No homology to any previously reported sequences), whose protein sequence is MFSFLRLCFLTLLLSLPVAVAAQAASPEDFYATADAFLDGGMGPDAFLSASETALAKGEGDAEFMGYVHALRGHARWLQKDLAEAGREAAITLRISPRSMMGHAVTANILASEGKLEEAAAVLDRAKANADHGYEKEHFAALATLLRNRIKAGEKAAPPGFDVLRGL, encoded by the coding sequence ATGTTCTCTTTCTTGCGCCTTTGCTTTTTGACCCTGCTGCTGTCGCTCCCGGTCGCCGTGGCGGCCCAGGCCGCGTCCCCGGAGGATTTTTACGCCACGGCGGACGCGTTTCTGGATGGCGGCATGGGACCGGATGCTTTTTTGTCCGCCAGCGAAACGGCCCTTGCGAAAGGCGAGGGCGACGCGGAATTTATGGGCTATGTCCACGCTCTGCGCGGCCATGCCCGCTGGCTGCAAAAGGACCTGGCCGAAGCCGGGCGGGAAGCGGCCATAACCCTGCGGATCAGTCCGCGCAGTATGATGGGCCATGCGGTGACGGCCAATATCCTGGCGAGCGAAGGCAAGCTGGAAGAAGCCGCCGCCGTGCTGGACCGGGCAAAGGCCAATGCCGACCACGGCTATGAGAAGGAGCATTTCGCGGCCCTCGCGACCTTGTTGCGCAACAGGATCAAAGCCGGGGAGAAGGCGGCCCCGCCCGGTTTTGACGTGCTGCGCGGGTTGTGA
- a CDS encoding conserved hypothetical protein (Evidence 4 : Homologs of previously reported genes of unknown function) — protein sequence METNETQNAEALPAVKEQPPEGGALQAGDASRVAAIEKSINIGDPSLTVTYGAQTMQEISRFADDLLARVQAKDSGQVGETLTDLMVRVKGIDVAEIAGGKRGILERIPVIGSFFDSMERTIAKFNTLSEQVSVITDKLEEAMVGLLRDVNVLQQLYEHNEKFHHELSAYIEAGKRKVEEVRAGDLPALKAAADASNDPMEAQKVRDFAEQINRFERRLHDLQLSRTITVQTAPQIRLIQSNNQTLAEKIQTSILTTIPIWKSQMVLALSLQGQKNAALLQKSVADTTNDMLRKNAELLEQSSVATAREVERSVVDIDTLRDVHAKLISTIEESMRIAQEGREKRLAAEKELGQMELQLKEKLTSLAARKTQETIDAASGQQALPEGENASPAPAGPENPEGRA from the coding sequence ATGGAAACCAACGAGACCCAAAATGCCGAAGCTCTTCCGGCGGTGAAAGAACAACCCCCCGAAGGCGGCGCTCTTCAGGCGGGTGACGCGTCCCGTGTTGCGGCCATAGAAAAATCCATCAATATCGGCGACCCTTCGCTGACCGTCACTTACGGCGCGCAGACCATGCAGGAAATCTCCCGCTTCGCGGACGACCTCCTGGCCCGCGTCCAGGCCAAGGATTCCGGCCAGGTCGGGGAGACCCTTACGGACCTGATGGTCCGCGTCAAGGGGATAGACGTTGCCGAAATCGCCGGGGGCAAGCGCGGCATCCTTGAGCGCATCCCGGTCATCGGCTCCTTTTTCGACTCCATGGAACGGACCATCGCCAAGTTCAACACCTTGTCCGAGCAGGTGAGCGTCATCACCGACAAGCTTGAGGAGGCGATGGTGGGCCTCCTGCGCGACGTGAACGTGCTGCAACAGCTCTATGAACACAATGAGAAATTTCATCATGAGCTTTCCGCTTACATTGAAGCGGGCAAGCGCAAAGTGGAAGAGGTGCGGGCGGGTGACCTGCCCGCGCTCAAAGCTGCGGCGGATGCCTCGAACGATCCCATGGAAGCCCAGAAGGTCCGCGACTTTGCCGAGCAGATCAACCGCTTCGAGCGCCGGTTGCACGATTTGCAGCTGTCCCGCACCATCACCGTGCAGACCGCGCCGCAGATCCGCCTGATCCAGAGCAACAACCAGACGCTGGCGGAAAAGATCCAGACCAGCATCCTGACGACCATCCCCATCTGGAAAAGCCAAATGGTGCTGGCCCTGTCGCTCCAGGGGCAGAAAAACGCGGCCCTGCTGCAAAAAAGCGTGGCCGATACCACAAACGACATGCTGCGCAAGAACGCCGAACTCCTGGAACAGTCCAGCGTGGCGACCGCCCGCGAAGTGGAGCGCTCCGTGGTGGATATCGACACCTTGCGCGACGTGCACGCCAAGCTCATCAGCACCATTGAGGAATCCATGCGCATCGCCCAGGAAGGCCGGGAAAAGCGGCTGGCGGCGGAAAAGGAACTCGGCCAGATGGAATTGCAGCTTAAGGAAAAACTCACGTCCCTGGCCGCCCGGAAAACCCAGGAAACCATTGACGCGGCTTCCGGGCAGCAGGCCCTGCCGGAAGGCGAAAACGCGTCACCGGCTCCGGCGGGACCTGAAAATCCCGAAGGCCGGGCATAG
- a CDS encoding exported hypothetical protein (Evidence 5 : No homology to any previously reported sequences) encodes MTVQTTKKSKLPIILGIPLLLAAVVFGAGKYMESTQIKRLNEAIARIPASYAFRVGAVDGSLFGRSLTLRKVAFTLPSDTAGASVTMESVAVEGISFEGLSAPGMAALADSVTITDMVTTGGDFVASTEQCTLQGFKADLPQLATEWEAVFRENAASLSWLARFALGPVNTI; translated from the coding sequence ATGACAGTGCAAACGACTAAAAAATCGAAACTTCCCATTATCCTGGGCATTCCCCTGCTCCTTGCCGCCGTTGTTTTCGGGGCGGGCAAATATATGGAATCCACGCAGATCAAGCGGCTTAACGAGGCGATCGCCCGCATCCCCGCGTCTTACGCGTTCCGCGTCGGCGCCGTTGACGGCAGCCTGTTCGGCCGCTCGCTGACCTTGCGCAAGGTTGCCTTCACCCTTCCTTCGGATACGGCGGGCGCCTCCGTCACAATGGAATCCGTCGCTGTCGAGGGCATCTCCTTCGAGGGGCTCTCCGCGCCCGGCATGGCCGCCCTGGCCGACTCGGTGACCATTACCGATATGGTCACAACGGGGGGCGACTTTGTCGCCTCCACGGAGCAGTGCACGCTGCAAGGCTTCAAAGCCGATCTGCCGCAACTGGCGACGGAATGGGAGGCCGTTTTCCGGGAAAACGCCGCCTCTCTCAGCTGGCTGGCCCGGTTCGCCCTAGGGCCTGTTAACACTATTTGA
- a CDS encoding transposase (fragment): MDRAYEGNETQCLSRALGYEPVVPPNPNRLKPWEYDKELYKKRNEVERLFRRLKGFRRIATRYDKLDVMFLAFIVFALIVEALK, from the coding sequence ATGGACAGAGCCTATGAAGGCAATGAAACACAGTGCTTAAGTCGCGCCTTGGGCTACGAACCGGTGGTTCCGCCAAATCCCAATCGGCTGAAGCCGTGGGAGTATGACAAAGAGCTATACAAAAAACGCAACGAAGTTGAGAGGTTGTTCAGGAGACTTAAAGGCTTCAGGCGCATAGCGACTCGCTATGACAAGCTGGATGTCATGTTCCTTGCCTTTATCGTTTTCGCTCTCATCGTTGAGGCCCTCAAATAG
- a CDS encoding transposase: MKISKEQYERIADSFPRQRGNVTQDNLKIINAILYVAENGCKWRSLPKEFGNWHSIYTRMSRWSKNGVLDRIFERLQRERLISIKIEAFSLDSTIVKVHPDGTGALKKLVHNPSENPGADGQPKFIWLPRQPNAR; this comes from the coding sequence ATGAAGATTTCCAAAGAACAATACGAGCGCATTGCGGATAGTTTTCCGCGACAGCGCGGCAACGTTACCCAGGACAACCTTAAAATTATCAATGCCATCTTGTATGTTGCCGAAAATGGCTGCAAGTGGCGAAGTCTGCCGAAAGAGTTTGGAAACTGGCATTCTATTTATACTCGCATGAGTCGATGGAGCAAAAATGGCGTACTTGACAGAATCTTTGAACGCCTCCAGCGGGAACGCTTGATCTCCATCAAAATAGAAGCCTTCTCTCTCGACAGCACTATTGTTAAAGTTCACCCCGACGGAACAGGGGCCTTAAAAAAACTGGTCCACAATCCATCGGAAAATCCAGGGGCGGATGGACAACCAAAATTCATATGGTTGCCGCGTCAGCCGAATGCGCGTTGA
- a CDS encoding hypothetical protein (Evidence 5 : No homology to any previously reported sequences), translating into MARRRRERPNPPVRTGVFCNAVVVKNKKAAIVQKGLAVRRPGNIFDAHGTVNKKI; encoded by the coding sequence GTGGCCCGGCGGAGGCGGGAACGTCCGAATCCCCCTGTTCGAACCGGGGTGTTCTGCAATGCGGTTGTGGTAAAAAATAAAAAAGCTGCTATCGTGCAGAAAGGACTGGCCGTGAGGCGGCCCGGGAATATTTTTGACGCACACGGAACAGTGAATAAAAAAATTTAG
- a CDS encoding Two-component response regulator: MSEQSRPSVLIVDDEKPNLSTLSKILNPGFTVYMAKSGETALQIAHEVEPDLILLDILMPRMDGFEVLEQLKTSEKTRDIPVIFITALDSVEDEEKGLFLGAVDYIKKPFHGSIVKARVRTQWQIVQQRRTIERLCMIDPLTELPNRRSFDAQINLEWARAIREHTPISLLIIDVDEFKHYNDTYGHQQGDSLLVVVSRIFQNSVSRPFDLVARIGGEEFAVVLSNTDKRGALEIARKICSNVCNMDIRDGSGEKFPTVTVSIGVSTAFPGVGDCVADLVASADKALYKAKGAGRNRVCD, translated from the coding sequence ATGTCGGAACAGAGTAGGCCCAGTGTCCTGATCGTCGACGATGAGAAGCCCAACCTCAGCACGTTGAGCAAAATTCTTAACCCCGGCTTTACCGTGTACATGGCTAAATCCGGGGAAACGGCCCTGCAAATCGCCCACGAGGTCGAGCCGGATCTGATCCTTCTGGATATTCTCATGCCCAGGATGGACGGCTTTGAAGTCCTGGAGCAGCTCAAAACATCCGAAAAAACACGCGATATTCCGGTAATATTCATTACGGCGCTTGATAGCGTGGAAGACGAGGAAAAAGGGCTCTTTCTGGGAGCGGTGGATTACATCAAAAAACCTTTTCACGGCTCCATCGTCAAGGCGCGCGTCCGCACGCAGTGGCAGATCGTGCAGCAGCGGCGGACCATCGAGCGGCTGTGCATGATAGATCCCCTGACCGAGCTGCCCAACCGGCGCAGCTTCGACGCCCAGATCAACCTGGAATGGGCCCGCGCCATCAGGGAACACACCCCGATCAGCCTGCTTATCATCGATGTGGACGAATTCAAGCACTACAACGACACCTACGGGCACCAGCAGGGCGACAGTCTGCTGGTGGTGGTTTCCCGGATTTTTCAGAATTCCGTCAGCAGGCCGTTCGACCTGGTCGCGCGCATCGGGGGCGAGGAGTTCGCCGTCGTTCTTTCCAATACGGACAAGCGGGGGGCTTTGGAGATAGCCAGGAAAATATGCTCCAACGTCTGCAATATGGATATCCGGGACGGCAGCGGCGAAAAATTTCCCACGGTAACCGTCAGTATCGGGGTTTCCACGGCCTTTCCCGGCGTGGGCGATTGTGTCGCCGACCTTGTGGCCTCGGCGGACAAGGCGCTCTACAAGGCAAAAGGCGCCGGGCGCAACCGGGTTTGCGATTGA
- a CDS encoding Transmembrane protein DDB_G0273707/DDB_G0273361 (fragment), protein MRIHRTTSQDVWNRVKTARRVLRDRHHCPPDRDPARHKVRVRAKAYFAKMRGMPGKGTEIFPVEILWSFIGSLAGMTVLALVNTEVFGRADNLLLMGTFGASAMLLFGAPQVPFAQPRNVIGGHVVSALVGITVYTLCGESSLVGPALGVAGAIAAMHATGTLHPPGGGTALMMATGDQSVIQYGYLAVLFPVATATIVLVAVALITNNLARDRRYPVSWW, encoded by the coding sequence ATGCGCATACACCGCACAACCTCGCAGGACGTCTGGAACAGGGTAAAAACAGCCCGCCGCGTGCTCCGCGACCGGCACCACTGTCCGCCGGACCGGGACCCGGCGCGGCACAAGGTCAGGGTCAGGGCCAAGGCCTATTTCGCCAAGATGCGCGGCATGCCGGGCAAGGGTACCGAAATCTTCCCGGTGGAAATTTTGTGGTCGTTCATCGGCTCCCTCGCCGGGATGACCGTGCTGGCGCTCGTCAACACGGAGGTGTTCGGCCGCGCGGACAATCTGCTGCTCATGGGCACTTTCGGCGCGTCGGCCATGCTCCTTTTCGGCGCGCCACAGGTGCCTTTCGCCCAGCCGCGCAACGTTATCGGCGGGCACGTGGTATCCGCCCTGGTGGGCATTACCGTGTACACGCTCTGCGGCGAAAGCTCGCTCGTCGGCCCGGCGCTCGGCGTGGCCGGGGCCATTGCGGCCATGCACGCCACCGGCACACTCCACCCGCCCGGCGGCGGCACGGCCCTTATGATGGCGACGGGCGACCAGTCCGTTATTCAGTACGGCTACCTGGCCGTTCTGTTCCCCGTGGCTACGGCCACAATCGTTTTGGTGGCGGTGGCGCTCATAACCAACAACCTGGCCCGCGACAGGCGGTACCCGGTTTCCTGGTGGTAG
- a CDS encoding exported hypothetical protein (Evidence 5 : No homology to any previously reported sequences), with protein sequence MIENRLKSRFALALFFTLCLPLAAFAGAMDDAHGTWKLDAAKTAKAADGSKDVPFDTVVINKDRNTLTMRDSRSGQEGMMEFTVQSPSATGADLQITGGPVLRLKMQGKKEMSLGQADGKNRREVLYFTAAPAAPAVKHVYLLEVVHGSPTDVTDAMLKGKGFKESRKRGSEDPTIYNIVYDGTVDGVDAVVEVSYYKGVTLGVTIGLPAKTAAEKKASGAVYQKVLADWTKAYGASDDPMPNMHVWLLDNDKVRLTLAEPVEGEEDPSYLLAANRPYLD encoded by the coding sequence ATGATCGAGAACCGTTTGAAATCCCGTTTCGCCCTCGCGCTGTTCTTTACTCTCTGCCTGCCTCTGGCCGCTTTTGCCGGCGCCATGGACGACGCCCACGGCACCTGGAAGCTGGACGCGGCAAAAACCGCCAAAGCCGCCGATGGAAGCAAGGACGTTCCCTTTGATACCGTTGTCATCAACAAGGACCGGAACACCCTGACCATGCGGGATAGCCGAAGCGGCCAGGAAGGGATGATGGAATTCACGGTGCAAAGCCCCTCCGCGACCGGTGCCGATCTGCAGATCACGGGCGGCCCTGTTCTGCGTCTCAAAATGCAGGGCAAAAAGGAAATGTCCCTCGGCCAGGCGGACGGCAAGAACCGCAGGGAAGTCCTTTATTTCACGGCCGCGCCGGCGGCGCCGGCCGTGAAGCACGTGTATCTGCTGGAGGTGGTGCATGGTTCTCCCACCGATGTTACCGATGCCATGCTGAAAGGCAAGGGTTTCAAGGAATCGCGCAAACGCGGGAGCGAGGACCCGACGATTTACAATATCGTGTACGACGGCACGGTGGACGGCGTGGACGCCGTGGTGGAAGTCTCCTACTACAAGGGCGTCACCCTGGGCGTGACCATCGGCCTGCCCGCCAAGACGGCGGCGGAGAAAAAAGCGTCCGGCGCCGTGTACCAAAAGGTGCTTGCAGACTGGACCAAAGCCTACGGCGCATCCGACGACCCCATGCCCAACATGCATGTTTGGTTGCTGGACAACGACAAGGTGCGGCTGACCCTGGCCGAGCCGGTTGAGGGCGAGGAAGATCCTTCGTATCTTCTGGCGGCCAACCGGCCCTATCTGGATTAG